A portion of the Patagioenas fasciata isolate bPatFas1 chromosome W, bPatFas1.hap1, whole genome shotgun sequence genome contains these proteins:
- the LOC136115685 gene encoding uncharacterized protein isoform X2, with product MVVKVHHGNAHTAQSQPLKNIKANTGLAAPQRKMKVAVLSVALLFTILLCTPEDAQELCCAKEGFPGGLRDSRRWDMAPTVCVRRPGVPLFLALFLEHLPFGASDLPWPKHLGLSCAQPWGTGTEAQSSRPSACRDS from the exons atggttgtaaaagtacatcatggaaatgctcacacagcccagagtcagccactgaagaatatcaaagcaaacacag gactcgctgcaccgcagaggaagatgaaggtcgcagtgctcagtgtggccctgctcttcaccatcctgctgtgcaccccagaggatgcgcag gagctctgctgcgccaaggagggcttccctggcggccTGCGGGACAGCAGAAGATGGGACATGGCACCCACCGTCTGCGTAAGGAGACCTGGTGTCCCCCTGTTCTTGGCTTTGTTCCTGGAACACCTGCCCTTTGGGGCCAGCGACttgccctggcccaaacatctggGGCTCTCttgtgcacagccctgggggacagggactgAGGCTCAAAGCTCGAGACCCAGCgcctgcagggacagctga
- the LOC136115685 gene encoding uncharacterized protein isoform X1 — MRLFRPRWPRAAAEPCGTRYGRWWKWPWQLLYCYSCWVCRDPSYGLEEAASCQQPCPLVPRPPVCCQHTLLCLSAQRGDLYLGHVVALVAQTKEEGEQRTVHVALHPLLVVRHHGLHPLSEEADGELSQLAGLLGGRKKGGLQSQQLSAHGPRGQMSWRDSVPGKLPRQPSGPSTVGRAFGAVSHCLTPSQGQATASPNAPAPAANIAPLDAALLTMSALSDPLMTPPGNVESMTRSLSRKFFKIFFRGWDVEIIMSHMSRAVLQESALSAGQPGPQQRVRAQRCRMVGCPGQQQRLSWCSCGAGRAWGAQGWLAQLWLLRAWLIPSAGKRGGMEGPAPRGCPAGFLGSVPLSPQGTSPHGFWGQYLSPGGAILSSVVSTSPGLLSAMRRSRDATLCRAGAVLMLSRFLWMHLMIFGSWRRHRSGWCCHWSAATSSAAPSIPLCHLRVASDS, encoded by the exons ATGCGCCTGTTTAGGCCTCGGTGGCCAcgggctgctgctgagccctgtgGGACCAGGTATGGCAGGTGGTGGAAATGGCCATGGCAGCTTCTCTACTGCTACTCGTGCTGGGTCTGTAGGGACCCTTCCTATGGGCTGGAGGAAGCTGCCAgttgccagcagccctgtcccctggtgcccaggcCACCCGTGTGCTGCCAGCACACCCTTCTGTGCCTCAGTGCTCAGCGTGGAGATCTGTACCTTGGCCACGTTGTTGCTCTGGTCGCTCAAAcgaaagaagagggggagcagCGCACGGTGCACgtagctcttcatcctcttcttgtCGTGCGCCATCACGGACTGCACCCGCTCTCGGAAGAGGCGGATGGAGAGCTCTCGCAGCTGGCTGGACtcctgggaggaaggaagaaaggcggaCTTCAatcccagcagctctctgcccatg GCCCCCGTGGGCAGATGTCTTGGAGAGACTCCGTGCCTGGaaagctccccaggcagccatcaggccccagcacggtagggagggcatttggagctgtcagccactgcctgacccccagccaaggccaagccaccgCCTCCCCcaatgccccagccccagctgccaacaTTGCTCCTCTTGATGCTGCCCTGCTCACCATGTCAGCTCTTTCTGACCCACTGATGACGCCTCCGGGAAACGTGGAGTCTATGACCAGGAGTCTTTCACGCAAGTTCTTTAAGATCTTCTTCAGAGGCTGGGATGTGGAGATCATCATGTCCCACATGTCCAGGGCAGTCCTGCAGgagagcgctctgtcagcagggcagcctgggccacagcagcgtgtccgggctcagcgctgcaggatggttggatgccctgggcagcagcagaggctgagctggtgctcctgtggggctggcagagcgtggggggctcagggctggctcgctcagctgtggctgctgcgggcctggctgatCCCCAGCGCTGgaaagcgtggtgggatggagggtcctgctcctcgggggtgtcctgcaggattccttggctctgtgcccctctccccacagggaacaagccctcatggcttctggggccagtacctgtctcctGGTGGAGCGATCCTCAGCAGCGTTGTGAGCACCTCCCCAGGTCtcctgtcagccatgaggagaagcagggacgccacgctctgccgggctggtgctgtgctgatGCTGTCCAGGTTTTTGTGGATGCATCTCATGATCTTTGGCAGCTGGAGGAGACATAGGtcaggatggtgctgccactggagtgcagccactTCCTCAGCTGCCCCTTCCATCCCTCTCTGCCACCTTCGTGTGGCTTCAGATTCCTGA